The Terriglobia bacterium region GCGCGCGCCGCGCGCAAGAGCAGATGATCGGCCTGGTGCTTGCGCAGCACGTCATAGACGAGATCGGTGGAGATCGCGTCGGAGTTCCTGAGGCACGCCAGGAAGCCGGTCGCGATCCAGCCCAACGCCGGCCTGCCGAAGGCGACGTCCGGCGGGCTCGCGTACCCCGAGGATCCCGCCTACATGGCGGAGCGGATCCGCACTCTCGTCGCCCTCGGCGTCGCGATCGTTGGCGGCTGCTGCGGCACCGGTCCCGAGCACGTGCGCGCCTTCCGCGAGGCTCTCAGCCGTCCCGGGGCCCGGTGACGCGGCGAGCTCCATGGCGAGGCTCGCGGTCTTCCTGCTGATCGTCCTGTCCGTATGGACCCTCATGCACGCGTACGTGTTCTTCCGCGTCTCGGGGCTTCCGCCGTTCGAGCCGCCCACCGCGCGCCGCCTCCTGCTCGCCGCCGCGGCCGCGCTGTGGCTCGGCTACCCGCTGGCTCGGATCCTCTCGCCGCGGCTCGGCCGACTCGTCTTCCCGCTGGACGCGGCCGCCTCGATCTGGGTCGGGGTGCTCTTCCTGCTCTTCGTCTCGCTCCTCGCCGCCGACCTCGCCACCGGCTTCGGCCTCCTGTTCCCCGGGCGCGTGGCTCGCGCGCGCGAGGCCGCGGTCGCGGCGGCCGGCCTGCTGTCCGTCGCCGCGCTGATTCAGGGGCTGCGCCCGCCGGGGATCACGGAGCGCACCGTCAGGCTCGAAGGGCTTGGGCCGGAGCTCGACGGCCTCGTGGTGGTGCAGATCTCCGATCTCCACCTCGGCCCGCTGCTGTCCGAGCGCTGGCTCGCGAGGCGAGTCCGAGACGTCGAGGCCTTGAAGCCGGACCTTCTCGCGGTCACCGGCGACCTCGTGGACCACGACGTCTCGGCGGCCGGGGCCCTCGTGCCCGTCCTCCGACGCCTCACGGCTCCGCTCGGCGTTTTCGCGGTCACCGGGAACCACGAGTTCTATGCGGGACTCGAGCGATCGGTGGCGATCCTGAGGGCCGCGGGGTTCAGGGTGCTGCGCGACGAGGCCGTCGAGGCCGCGCCCGGACTGGTCGTGGCGGGCGTCGACGATCTCACCGCCCGTCGCCAGGCGGGCGCCGGGGACGGCTTCCTCGATCGCGCTCTCGCGTCCCGCCCTCGCGGCGTCACGATCCTCCTCTCCCACAGCCCGAGCGAGGTCGAGCGGGCGGCGGAGCTCGGCGTCGGCCTGATGCTCTCGGGCCACACGCACGACGGCCAGATCTGGCCGTTCGCCTACCTGGTGAGGCTCGCGTACCCGAGGCTGTCCGGTTTTCACGAGGTGGGCGGAATGACTCTCTGCGTCTCGCGCGGCACCGGATTCTGGGGACCGCCGATGCGCCTGTTCAGGCGCGCCGAGATCGTGAGGATCACCCTGCGGAAGGCCTGAAGGCGCCGGCTACTTCTTGAAGTAGGCGGCGTTCTTCTCGATGTAGTCCTTCCACTTCTCCGGGAGCGCGTCCAGCTCGAAGATCGCCTCGACCGGGCAGGCGGGCTCGCACGCCCCGCAATCGATGCATTCCACCGGATCGATGTAGAGCATCTCCGCGGTCTCGAAGTCCGGGTCCTTCTTCGTGGGATGGATGCAGTCCACCGGGCAGACGTCCACGCAGGCGGTGTCCTTGGTCCCGATGCACGGCTCAGCGATGATGAACGCCATGTTCGTTCTCCCTGCACTCCAAGACCCGACGGTCGGATCTTCGAGAACAGTGTAGCGCGTGCCGGCCGGTCCGTGTTTCCGAGCACGGCGCGCTCCGGCGCCGCGAGCGATCTTTCGTGACCCGTGTCAAGCGGGTCGCTCCGCGCGGCGAAGCGTGTCAACACGCCGGGTTCGGACGGATCCGTCCGCGACGGCGGTGGTATCCTGACGTGCGCTTCGGCCGAGGGAGGGGAGCGAACCGTGGACATGACA contains the following coding sequences:
- a CDS encoding ferredoxin family protein, which codes for MAFIIAEPCIGTKDTACVDVCPVDCIHPTKKDPDFETAEMLYIDPVECIDCGACEPACPVEAIFELDALPEKWKDYIEKNAAYFKK
- a CDS encoding metallophosphoesterase; its protein translation is MARLAVFLLIVLSVWTLMHAYVFFRVSGLPPFEPPTARRLLLAAAAALWLGYPLARILSPRLGRLVFPLDAAASIWVGVLFLLFVSLLAADLATGFGLLFPGRVARAREAAVAAAGLLSVAALIQGLRPPGITERTVRLEGLGPELDGLVVVQISDLHLGPLLSERWLARRVRDVEALKPDLLAVTGDLVDHDVSAAGALVPVLRRLTAPLGVFAVTGNHEFYAGLERSVAILRAAGFRVLRDEAVEAAPGLVVAGVDDLTARRQAGAGDGFLDRALASRPRGVTILLSHSPSEVERAAELGVGLMLSGHTHDGQIWPFAYLVRLAYPRLSGFHEVGGMTLCVSRGTGFWGPPMRLFRRAEIVRITLRKA
- a CDS encoding homocysteine S-methyltransferase family protein, which codes for MEIASEFLRHARKPVAIQPNAGLPKATSGGLAYPEDPAYMAERIRTLVALGVAIVGGCCGTGPEHVRAFREALSRPGAR